A genomic window from Myotis daubentonii chromosome 4, mMyoDau2.1, whole genome shotgun sequence includes:
- the STX1B gene encoding syntaxin-1B → MKDRTQELRSAKDSDDEEEVVHVDRDHFMDEFFEQVEEIRGCIEKLSEDVEQVKKQHSAILAAPNPDEKTKQELEDLTADIKKTANKVRSKLKAIEQSIEQEEGLNRSSADLRIRKTQHSTLSRKFVEVMTEYNATQSKYRDRCKDRIQRQLEITGRTTTNEELEDMLESGKLAIFTDDIKMDSQMTKQALNEIETRHNEIIKLETSIRELHDMFVDMAMLVESQGEMIDRIEYNVEHSVDYVERAVSDTKKAVRYQSKARRKKIMIIICCVVLGVVLASSIGGTLGL, encoded by the exons ATGAAGGATCGGACTCAGGAGCTGCGGAGT GCGAAAGACAGTGACGATGAGGAGGAGGTGGTCCATGTGGATCGGGACCACTTCATGGATGAGTTCTTTGAACAG GTGGAGGAGATCCGGGGCTGCATCGAGAAGCTGTCGGAGGATGTAGAGCAAGTGAAAAAACAGCACAGCGCCATCCTGGCCGCCCCCAACCCGGATGAGA AGACCAAACAGGAGCTGGAGGACCTCACCGCAGACATCAAGAAGACCGCCAACAAGGTGCGGTCCAAGTTGAAAG CGATCGAGCAAAGCATcgagcaggaggaggggctgaACCGTTCCTCCGCGGACCTGCGCATCCGCAAGACCCAG CATTCTACACTCTCCCGGAAGTTCGTGGAAGTAATGACCGAATATAATGCGACCCAGTCCAAGTACAGGGACCGCTGCAAGGACAGGATCCAGCGGCAGCTGGAGATCA CCGGAAGGACCACAACCAACGAAGAACTGGAAGACATGCTGGAGAGCGGGAAGTTGGCCATCTTCACTGATGAT aTCAAAATGGACTCCCAGATGACGAAGCAGGCGCTGAATGAGATCGAGACGAGGCACAACGAGATCATCAAACTGGAAACCAGCATCCGCGAGCTGCACGACATGTTTGTGGACATGGCCATGCTCGTGGAAAGCCAG GGCGAGATGATTGACCGAATTGAGTACAACGTGGAACATTCCGTGGACTACGTGGAGCGAGCTGTGTCTGACACGAAGAAAGCCGTGAGATATCAGAGCAAGGCCCGGAGG AAGAAAATCATGATCATCATTTGCTGTGTGGTGCTGGGGGTGGTCTTGGCGTCATCCATTGGGGGGACGCTGGGCTTGTAG
- the HSD3B7 gene encoding 3 beta-hydroxysteroid dehydrogenase type 7 isoform X3 — translation MARREEQAEGDNHLSLAGNERRPALVASLGTLGLWLQQDMADSAQAQKLVYLVTGGCGFLGEHVVRMLLQQEPRLRELRIFDLHLGPWLEELKTGPVQVTAIQGDVTQAHEVAAAVAGAHVVIHTAGLVDVFGKASPETIHEVNVQGTKNVIEACVQTGTQFLVYTSSMEVVGPNIKGHPFYRGNEDTPYEAVHRHPYPSSKARAEQLVLEANGRKVRGGLPLVTCALRPTGIYGEGHQIMRDIYYQGLRLGGRLFRAIPASVEHGRVYVGNVAWMHVLVARELQQRPALMGGQVYFCYDKSPYKSYEDFNMEFLGPCGLRLVGTRPLLPYWLLMLLAALNALLQWLLRPLLLYAPLLNPYTLAMANTTFTVSTNKAQRHFGYEPLFSWEESRTRTIRWMQAMDRSAQ, via the exons ATGGCCAGGAGGGAGGAGCAAGCGGAAGGGGACAACCATTTATCGCTGGCCGGAAACGAGAGAAGACCGGCTCTGGTGGCTAGTTTGGGCACCCTGGGACTGTGGCTGCAG CAGGACATGGCAGACTCGGCACAGGCCCAGAAGCTGGTATACCTGGTCACAGGTGGCTGTGGCTTCCTGGGGGAGCATGTGGTCCGAATGCTGCTGCAGCAGGAACCCCGGCTCCGTGAGCTGCGGATCTTTGACCTGCACCTGGGTCCCTGGCTGGAGGAGCTGAAGACAG GGCCGGTGCAGGTGACTGCCATCCAGGGGGATGTGACCCAGGCCCACGAGGTGGCAGCGGCTGTGGCTGGAGCCCATGTGGTCATCCACACAGCCGGGCTGGTGGACGTGTTTGGGAAGGCCAGTCCTGAGACCATCCATGAGGTCAACGTGCAGG GCACGAAGAATGTGATTGAGGCTTGTGTGCAGACTGGAACACAGTTCCTGGTGTACACGAGCAGCATGGAAGTTGTGGGGCCCAACATCAAAGGCCACCCCTTCTACAG GGGCAATGAGGACACCCCCTATGAAGCAGTGCACAGACATCCCTACCCTTCTAGCAAGGCCCGAGCTGAGCAGCTGGTCCTGGAAGCCAATGGAAGGAAG GTCCGTGGGGGGCTGCCCTTGGTGACATGTGCTCTGCGTCCCACCGGCATCTATGGTGAAGGCCACCAGATCATGAGGGACATCTATTACCAGGGCCTGCGCCTGGGAGGCCGGCTCTTCCGGGCCATCCCAGCCTCTGTGGAGCACGGACGGGTCTATGTAG GCAACGTGGCCTGGATGCATGTGCTGGTGGCGCGGGAGCTACAGCAGCGACCGGCATTGATGGGTGGCCAGGTGTACTTCTGCTATGACAAGTCACCCTATAAGAGCTACGAGGACTTCAACATGGAGTTCCTGGGCCCCTGCGGACTACGGCTGGTGGGCACCCGCCCGCTGTTGCCCTACTGGCTACTGATGCTTCTGGCTGCCCTCAATGCCCTGCTGCAGTGGCTCCTGCGGCCGCTTCTGCTCTATGCGCCCCTGCTCAACCCATACACCTTGGCCATGGCCAACACCACCTTCACCGTCAGCACTAACAAGGCTCAACGCCATTTTGGCTACGAGCCCCTGTTCTCATGGGAGGAGAGCCGGACCCGCACCATTCGCTGGATGCAGGCCATGGACCGTTCGGCCCAGTGA
- the HSD3B7 gene encoding 3 beta-hydroxysteroid dehydrogenase type 7 isoform X2, with translation MPVERSGHQGGPCGKRVGEEGWRLGWSVPGMARREEQAEGDNHLSLAGNERRPALVASLGTLGLWLQDMADSAQAQKLVYLVTGGCGFLGEHVVRMLLQQEPRLRELRIFDLHLGPWLEELKTGPVQVTAIQGDVTQAHEVAAAVAGAHVVIHTAGLVDVFGKASPETIHEVNVQGTKNVIEACVQTGTQFLVYTSSMEVVGPNIKGHPFYRGNEDTPYEAVHRHPYPSSKARAEQLVLEANGRKVRGGLPLVTCALRPTGIYGEGHQIMRDIYYQGLRLGGRLFRAIPASVEHGRVYVGTLRGMSSRLPLAGNVAWMHVLVARELQQRPALMGGQVYFCYDKSPYKSYEDFNMEFLGPCGLRLVGTRPLLPYWLLMLLAALNALLQWLLRPLLLYAPLLNPYTLAMANTTFTVSTNKAQRHFGYEPLFSWEESRTRTIRWMQAMDRSAQ, from the exons ATGCCAGTGGAGCGCAGTGGCCACCAGGGGGGGCCCTGTGGCAAGAGAGTAggagaggaggggtggaggctgggctggtctGTTCCTGGAATGGCCAGGAGGGAGGAGCAAGCGGAAGGGGACAACCATTTATCGCTGGCCGGAAACGAGAGAAGACCGGCTCTGGTGGCTAGTTTGGGCACCCTGGGACTGTGGCTGCAG GACATGGCAGACTCGGCACAGGCCCAGAAGCTGGTATACCTGGTCACAGGTGGCTGTGGCTTCCTGGGGGAGCATGTGGTCCGAATGCTGCTGCAGCAGGAACCCCGGCTCCGTGAGCTGCGGATCTTTGACCTGCACCTGGGTCCCTGGCTGGAGGAGCTGAAGACAG GGCCGGTGCAGGTGACTGCCATCCAGGGGGATGTGACCCAGGCCCACGAGGTGGCAGCGGCTGTGGCTGGAGCCCATGTGGTCATCCACACAGCCGGGCTGGTGGACGTGTTTGGGAAGGCCAGTCCTGAGACCATCCATGAGGTCAACGTGCAGG GCACGAAGAATGTGATTGAGGCTTGTGTGCAGACTGGAACACAGTTCCTGGTGTACACGAGCAGCATGGAAGTTGTGGGGCCCAACATCAAAGGCCACCCCTTCTACAG GGGCAATGAGGACACCCCCTATGAAGCAGTGCACAGACATCCCTACCCTTCTAGCAAGGCCCGAGCTGAGCAGCTGGTCCTGGAAGCCAATGGAAGGAAG GTCCGTGGGGGGCTGCCCTTGGTGACATGTGCTCTGCGTCCCACCGGCATCTATGGTGAAGGCCACCAGATCATGAGGGACATCTATTACCAGGGCCTGCGCCTGGGAGGCCGGCTCTTCCGGGCCATCCCAGCCTCTGTGGAGCACGGACGGGTCTATGTAG GGACACTCAGGGGCATGTCCTCCCGACTCCCTCTGGCAGGCAACGTGGCCTGGATGCATGTGCTGGTGGCGCGGGAGCTACAGCAGCGACCGGCATTGATGGGTGGCCAGGTGTACTTCTGCTATGACAAGTCACCCTATAAGAGCTACGAGGACTTCAACATGGAGTTCCTGGGCCCCTGCGGACTACGGCTGGTGGGCACCCGCCCGCTGTTGCCCTACTGGCTACTGATGCTTCTGGCTGCCCTCAATGCCCTGCTGCAGTGGCTCCTGCGGCCGCTTCTGCTCTATGCGCCCCTGCTCAACCCATACACCTTGGCCATGGCCAACACCACCTTCACCGTCAGCACTAACAAGGCTCAACGCCATTTTGGCTACGAGCCCCTGTTCTCATGGGAGGAGAGCCGGACCCGCACCATTCGCTGGATGCAGGCCATGGACCGTTCGGCCCAGTGA
- the HSD3B7 gene encoding 3 beta-hydroxysteroid dehydrogenase type 7 isoform X1 yields the protein MPVERSGHQGGPCGKRVGEEGWRLGWSVPGMARREEQAEGDNHLSLAGNERRPALVASLGTLGLWLQQDMADSAQAQKLVYLVTGGCGFLGEHVVRMLLQQEPRLRELRIFDLHLGPWLEELKTGPVQVTAIQGDVTQAHEVAAAVAGAHVVIHTAGLVDVFGKASPETIHEVNVQGTKNVIEACVQTGTQFLVYTSSMEVVGPNIKGHPFYRGNEDTPYEAVHRHPYPSSKARAEQLVLEANGRKVRGGLPLVTCALRPTGIYGEGHQIMRDIYYQGLRLGGRLFRAIPASVEHGRVYVGTLRGMSSRLPLAGNVAWMHVLVARELQQRPALMGGQVYFCYDKSPYKSYEDFNMEFLGPCGLRLVGTRPLLPYWLLMLLAALNALLQWLLRPLLLYAPLLNPYTLAMANTTFTVSTNKAQRHFGYEPLFSWEESRTRTIRWMQAMDRSAQ from the exons ATGCCAGTGGAGCGCAGTGGCCACCAGGGGGGGCCCTGTGGCAAGAGAGTAggagaggaggggtggaggctgggctggtctGTTCCTGGAATGGCCAGGAGGGAGGAGCAAGCGGAAGGGGACAACCATTTATCGCTGGCCGGAAACGAGAGAAGACCGGCTCTGGTGGCTAGTTTGGGCACCCTGGGACTGTGGCTGCAG CAGGACATGGCAGACTCGGCACAGGCCCAGAAGCTGGTATACCTGGTCACAGGTGGCTGTGGCTTCCTGGGGGAGCATGTGGTCCGAATGCTGCTGCAGCAGGAACCCCGGCTCCGTGAGCTGCGGATCTTTGACCTGCACCTGGGTCCCTGGCTGGAGGAGCTGAAGACAG GGCCGGTGCAGGTGACTGCCATCCAGGGGGATGTGACCCAGGCCCACGAGGTGGCAGCGGCTGTGGCTGGAGCCCATGTGGTCATCCACACAGCCGGGCTGGTGGACGTGTTTGGGAAGGCCAGTCCTGAGACCATCCATGAGGTCAACGTGCAGG GCACGAAGAATGTGATTGAGGCTTGTGTGCAGACTGGAACACAGTTCCTGGTGTACACGAGCAGCATGGAAGTTGTGGGGCCCAACATCAAAGGCCACCCCTTCTACAG GGGCAATGAGGACACCCCCTATGAAGCAGTGCACAGACATCCCTACCCTTCTAGCAAGGCCCGAGCTGAGCAGCTGGTCCTGGAAGCCAATGGAAGGAAG GTCCGTGGGGGGCTGCCCTTGGTGACATGTGCTCTGCGTCCCACCGGCATCTATGGTGAAGGCCACCAGATCATGAGGGACATCTATTACCAGGGCCTGCGCCTGGGAGGCCGGCTCTTCCGGGCCATCCCAGCCTCTGTGGAGCACGGACGGGTCTATGTAG GGACACTCAGGGGCATGTCCTCCCGACTCCCTCTGGCAGGCAACGTGGCCTGGATGCATGTGCTGGTGGCGCGGGAGCTACAGCAGCGACCGGCATTGATGGGTGGCCAGGTGTACTTCTGCTATGACAAGTCACCCTATAAGAGCTACGAGGACTTCAACATGGAGTTCCTGGGCCCCTGCGGACTACGGCTGGTGGGCACCCGCCCGCTGTTGCCCTACTGGCTACTGATGCTTCTGGCTGCCCTCAATGCCCTGCTGCAGTGGCTCCTGCGGCCGCTTCTGCTCTATGCGCCCCTGCTCAACCCATACACCTTGGCCATGGCCAACACCACCTTCACCGTCAGCACTAACAAGGCTCAACGCCATTTTGGCTACGAGCCCCTGTTCTCATGGGAGGAGAGCCGGACCCGCACCATTCGCTGGATGCAGGCCATGGACCGTTCGGCCCAGTGA
- the HSD3B7 gene encoding 3 beta-hydroxysteroid dehydrogenase type 7 isoform X4, producing MPVERSGHQGGPCGKRVGEEGWRLGWSVPGMARREEQAEGDNHLSLAGNERRPALVASLGTLGLWLQQDMADSAQAQKLVYLVTGGCGFLGEHVVRMLLQQEPRLRELRIFDLHLGPWLEELKTGTKNVIEACVQTGTQFLVYTSSMEVVGPNIKGHPFYRGNEDTPYEAVHRHPYPSSKARAEQLVLEANGRKVRGGLPLVTCALRPTGIYGEGHQIMRDIYYQGLRLGGRLFRAIPASVEHGRVYVGTLRGMSSRLPLAGNVAWMHVLVARELQQRPALMGGQVYFCYDKSPYKSYEDFNMEFLGPCGLRLVGTRPLLPYWLLMLLAALNALLQWLLRPLLLYAPLLNPYTLAMANTTFTVSTNKAQRHFGYEPLFSWEESRTRTIRWMQAMDRSAQ from the exons ATGCCAGTGGAGCGCAGTGGCCACCAGGGGGGGCCCTGTGGCAAGAGAGTAggagaggaggggtggaggctgggctggtctGTTCCTGGAATGGCCAGGAGGGAGGAGCAAGCGGAAGGGGACAACCATTTATCGCTGGCCGGAAACGAGAGAAGACCGGCTCTGGTGGCTAGTTTGGGCACCCTGGGACTGTGGCTGCAG CAGGACATGGCAGACTCGGCACAGGCCCAGAAGCTGGTATACCTGGTCACAGGTGGCTGTGGCTTCCTGGGGGAGCATGTGGTCCGAATGCTGCTGCAGCAGGAACCCCGGCTCCGTGAGCTGCGGATCTTTGACCTGCACCTGGGTCCCTGGCTGGAGGAGCTGAAGACAG GCACGAAGAATGTGATTGAGGCTTGTGTGCAGACTGGAACACAGTTCCTGGTGTACACGAGCAGCATGGAAGTTGTGGGGCCCAACATCAAAGGCCACCCCTTCTACAG GGGCAATGAGGACACCCCCTATGAAGCAGTGCACAGACATCCCTACCCTTCTAGCAAGGCCCGAGCTGAGCAGCTGGTCCTGGAAGCCAATGGAAGGAAG GTCCGTGGGGGGCTGCCCTTGGTGACATGTGCTCTGCGTCCCACCGGCATCTATGGTGAAGGCCACCAGATCATGAGGGACATCTATTACCAGGGCCTGCGCCTGGGAGGCCGGCTCTTCCGGGCCATCCCAGCCTCTGTGGAGCACGGACGGGTCTATGTAG GGACACTCAGGGGCATGTCCTCCCGACTCCCTCTGGCAGGCAACGTGGCCTGGATGCATGTGCTGGTGGCGCGGGAGCTACAGCAGCGACCGGCATTGATGGGTGGCCAGGTGTACTTCTGCTATGACAAGTCACCCTATAAGAGCTACGAGGACTTCAACATGGAGTTCCTGGGCCCCTGCGGACTACGGCTGGTGGGCACCCGCCCGCTGTTGCCCTACTGGCTACTGATGCTTCTGGCTGCCCTCAATGCCCTGCTGCAGTGGCTCCTGCGGCCGCTTCTGCTCTATGCGCCCCTGCTCAACCCATACACCTTGGCCATGGCCAACACCACCTTCACCGTCAGCACTAACAAGGCTCAACGCCATTTTGGCTACGAGCCCCTGTTCTCATGGGAGGAGAGCCGGACCCGCACCATTCGCTGGATGCAGGCCATGGACCGTTCGGCCCAGTGA
- the HSD3B7 gene encoding 3 beta-hydroxysteroid dehydrogenase type 7 isoform X5, which produces MPVERSGHQGGPCGKRVGEEGWRLGWSVPGMARREEQAEGDNHLSLAGNERRPALVASLGTLGLWLQQDMADSAQAQKLVYLVTGGCGFLGEHVVRMLLQQEPRLRELRIFDLHLGPWLEELKTGPVQVTAIQGDVTQAHEVAAAVAGAHVVIHTAGLVDVFGKASPETIHEVNVQGTKNVIEACVQTGTQFLVYTSSMEVVGPNIKGHPFYRGNEDTPYEAVHRHPYPSSKARAEQLVLEANGRKVRGGLPLVTCALRPTGIYGEGHQIMRDIYYQGLRLGGRLFRAIPASVEHGRVYGHVLPTPSGRQRGLDACAGGAGATAATGIDGWPGVLLL; this is translated from the exons ATGCCAGTGGAGCGCAGTGGCCACCAGGGGGGGCCCTGTGGCAAGAGAGTAggagaggaggggtggaggctgggctggtctGTTCCTGGAATGGCCAGGAGGGAGGAGCAAGCGGAAGGGGACAACCATTTATCGCTGGCCGGAAACGAGAGAAGACCGGCTCTGGTGGCTAGTTTGGGCACCCTGGGACTGTGGCTGCAG CAGGACATGGCAGACTCGGCACAGGCCCAGAAGCTGGTATACCTGGTCACAGGTGGCTGTGGCTTCCTGGGGGAGCATGTGGTCCGAATGCTGCTGCAGCAGGAACCCCGGCTCCGTGAGCTGCGGATCTTTGACCTGCACCTGGGTCCCTGGCTGGAGGAGCTGAAGACAG GGCCGGTGCAGGTGACTGCCATCCAGGGGGATGTGACCCAGGCCCACGAGGTGGCAGCGGCTGTGGCTGGAGCCCATGTGGTCATCCACACAGCCGGGCTGGTGGACGTGTTTGGGAAGGCCAGTCCTGAGACCATCCATGAGGTCAACGTGCAGG GCACGAAGAATGTGATTGAGGCTTGTGTGCAGACTGGAACACAGTTCCTGGTGTACACGAGCAGCATGGAAGTTGTGGGGCCCAACATCAAAGGCCACCCCTTCTACAG GGGCAATGAGGACACCCCCTATGAAGCAGTGCACAGACATCCCTACCCTTCTAGCAAGGCCCGAGCTGAGCAGCTGGTCCTGGAAGCCAATGGAAGGAAG GTCCGTGGGGGGCTGCCCTTGGTGACATGTGCTCTGCGTCCCACCGGCATCTATGGTGAAGGCCACCAGATCATGAGGGACATCTATTACCAGGGCCTGCGCCTGGGAGGCCGGCTCTTCCGGGCCATCCCAGCCTCTGTGGAGCACGGACGGGTCTAT GGGCATGTCCTCCCGACTCCCTCTGGCAGGCAACGTGGCCTGGATGCATGTGCTGGTGGCGCGGGAGCTACAGCAGCGACCGGCATTGATGGGTGGCCAGGTGTACTTCTGCTATGA
- the HSD3B7 gene encoding 3 beta-hydroxysteroid dehydrogenase type 7 isoform X6, which produces MPVERSGHQGGPCGKRVGEEGWRLGWSVPGMARREEQAEGDNHLSLAGNERRPALVASLGTLGLWLQQDMADSAQAQKLVYLVTGGCGFLGEHVVRMLLQQEPRLRELRIFDLHLGPWLEELKTGPVQVTAIQGDVTQAHEVAAAVAGAHVVIHTAGLVDVFGKASPETIHEVNVQGTKNVIEACVQTGTQFLVYTSSMEVVGPNIKGHPFYRGNEDTPYEAVHRHPYPSSKARAEQLVLEANGRKVRGGLPLVTCALRPTGIYGEGHQIMRDIYYQGLRLGGRLFRAIPASVEHGRVYVGACPPDSLWQATWPGCMCWWRGSYSSDRH; this is translated from the exons ATGCCAGTGGAGCGCAGTGGCCACCAGGGGGGGCCCTGTGGCAAGAGAGTAggagaggaggggtggaggctgggctggtctGTTCCTGGAATGGCCAGGAGGGAGGAGCAAGCGGAAGGGGACAACCATTTATCGCTGGCCGGAAACGAGAGAAGACCGGCTCTGGTGGCTAGTTTGGGCACCCTGGGACTGTGGCTGCAG CAGGACATGGCAGACTCGGCACAGGCCCAGAAGCTGGTATACCTGGTCACAGGTGGCTGTGGCTTCCTGGGGGAGCATGTGGTCCGAATGCTGCTGCAGCAGGAACCCCGGCTCCGTGAGCTGCGGATCTTTGACCTGCACCTGGGTCCCTGGCTGGAGGAGCTGAAGACAG GGCCGGTGCAGGTGACTGCCATCCAGGGGGATGTGACCCAGGCCCACGAGGTGGCAGCGGCTGTGGCTGGAGCCCATGTGGTCATCCACACAGCCGGGCTGGTGGACGTGTTTGGGAAGGCCAGTCCTGAGACCATCCATGAGGTCAACGTGCAGG GCACGAAGAATGTGATTGAGGCTTGTGTGCAGACTGGAACACAGTTCCTGGTGTACACGAGCAGCATGGAAGTTGTGGGGCCCAACATCAAAGGCCACCCCTTCTACAG GGGCAATGAGGACACCCCCTATGAAGCAGTGCACAGACATCCCTACCCTTCTAGCAAGGCCCGAGCTGAGCAGCTGGTCCTGGAAGCCAATGGAAGGAAG GTCCGTGGGGGGCTGCCCTTGGTGACATGTGCTCTGCGTCCCACCGGCATCTATGGTGAAGGCCACCAGATCATGAGGGACATCTATTACCAGGGCCTGCGCCTGGGAGGCCGGCTCTTCCGGGCCATCCCAGCCTCTGTGGAGCACGGACGGGTCTATGTAG GGGCATGTCCTCCCGACTCCCTCTGGCAGGCAACGTGGCCTGGATGCATGTGCTGGTGGCGCGGGAGCTACAGCAGCGACCGGCATTGA